The DNA window ccctctcaccTCCGGCAAACCGCACCGCCTCAAAACCGCACCCCCGAACTCTCCCGTTCCGCGCGGCCGAATCCGTCAACCCCGGAGCTCGATCCGCAGCTCCCCCCGCGCCGATGGCCGATCCCTCCCTCCCGACCAAATCGCCGGCCAACGCACCGCAACCCCCCGCCGGATTCCGCGGCCGGATCGGAGGCGCACGGGAGGAGAgatttggggaaaaaaaaaactgagaagagggggagggggggagggCGTGTGCGGGTACTTATAGGGAGGCGGCAGGTCCGATCCGACCGTTGGTGTTTGATTTGAACGGCGGATGACGCGGCCACGTCGTGCGGGTTTTGTGGCGGAGCACGGGTGGGGTTAGTTAATGCGGTACACGGTGGTGttcgtttgttttttgttttttttttttttgcttctgtcGTGTGTCGCAGTACCTTCATTCCTTTTCTCTGACGtatgtttttttgtgtgtgtgtgtcgtGGGTGTGGTTTTTACCCATGCTATCCATGTGTTGGATGCGGTATTCATGCTGGTTTTCGAGGagtttaatgtttttttatataggttgGGTTACCGTCGTTCTAAAAAAGATTTTAGCTGATACAATAATTTctgattgtatatatataaatatggaaTTAACTACACCTCCTCCACTTGAGGTTACGagatcttttggtttttctatatttatctataaactaatatatatattgtacgaagtatatatataacatctcatatatatatatatatgtctaaatttataatttccctataaatttatgaaaagcttaaacatattataatatagaaagaGAGGtaatacaaagttaaaaacctattttaaaaatatgatatggaagcttctatatataaaccatttgcacaaaaaatacaatgtttaatattttagaatgtGTGGATGCAAAAAACCGAGGAAAACCTAAGgaaaaattgagaaaagaCCACAGCCTTTATTTTTGACTCAATAATTTGTCCCATGAAGATTTCAGTTTCTATCaattatttaattcaagtttAGTAAACCatagtacaaatatatcggGATTTGAAAATTAAGGGAACAAATGTATtggtattttaaaaagtaaaatatattttagtctttgtAGCTTACTTAGATATATACGAGTTAGACTAAGGACTTATTCGGCTGcgaggaaaaacaaaggatttaGATTCCTAAGAGCATTCCAAGCAGcgtatttaaatttgatcatctatattaatatttagaaaatgatctaaaatatattctttctTTATATCAGTTATCTAacagaatatatattatatcatctatatatatttcattaatattttactaaCATCTTCTCTTATGTTGTTTTTGCTTTTTACTCTTGAGATTAAATGTTGAGATATGGAGTGAGAAGGGAGAAACTccaaatatagatttttttcttttcaatattcaggatgctctattttttttaggatggaTGGAATATCTGTTAGAGTAACTTTTTcgacataatttattttcataatagaGTATGAAATGAAGTATCTGTTGGAAATACTCTAAGAATTAATTCAACGAAagtcatttgttttataaggaggaaatattgaaaaaccaaatatttttttcctttcctgccAATTGCAGAAAAACCATAGTAAACTCTTATCCAGTCAAACCTCTCAAAAAAACTTCATATAAACTAATGGGCATATATATCTATTTCTATGTATTAAAATtctttccaaaccaaatagtCCCTAAAAATGAAGTCATTTGAGGACGTTGGGattatgattttgttttccttgcATTTTGTGAATGGATTTGTGCCTTTGCAAAATAAATGTGCTGTAAGTATTGTGTTAATAGATTTGAACTTCGTCCCAAAAAAATGGCTTTGAACCTCCTAGCGAATCGTCGGTAGAAGCAATTTGGCATGTCTTGCTCAGTATACTCTCTATCGTCAATATTGTTTGATGTTTCTAACAACAAAATCATAGTAAACTCACTAATTTTATGCTCTAAACGCCATATAAAAGTTACTGGAGGGACTAATAAGGATGAATCTTGATAGGAACTAATCAATTTGTGTAAAATTCGTATACAAAACCTATACAATAGTAGCCCGCTTGTTTTGATTGCTCTGGTGGGTGGGCCCGTCCATCCAGAATTTATTGAACAAACTATGGtctgtttaaaataaaaaataagatggtGTAGCCTGTAAATTCGGTGATTATTCTACGCATGTGACAATGTCAAGTGAGGATTTCAAATTGGTATTTTGTTTACATGTCAAAGCTGACCTAAACCACCCTGGTCAAAGAAACTTGTCCTAAAATCATCAAACCTCATTCCAGTTGCCCTTGCTAGGAAGATGCGGATAAATATCATGAAAGTTTGTGCGACATTCATAAAACGAgggttatatttatatgtgggGCTAATAAATTCCAATGTTGATACATAATTATTCATCAAACAGTTTAGTGCAAGAGCTGGTATCTGGCCTTCAGACCGATGACCAATTAATTATTGCGCATATGATTGGgtgatcgtttggctttttgatggaaaatacgaaacaacatatttacaaacaaaaaataattgtgaataaaatttgtatatacttattcttaacgatctactgaaaaataaactagaatgaAAAACCACatatcaagtttaaattaaaGATTGAAtactcaaattttagcttacaagTATAAACGGAAGTGAAAGGATAAGGGCATATACATTTTATGGTACTCTGCTATTATATAGTAGATCTGAGaagagaaaattttcattttttttctgtctttATTTCGTACCGTAGGATTTCCTAGTcctatttagatttatctattcaGCTTTGTTATACATacgataatttttatatgatatttataCAATGAAACATTTCTCTCGTAGTTGAGCTTTAGGTCCCATGAACCCCGTTATATTTCTCTCTTGCTCTTCGCACCATTGTGTTTGATCATACCAAGATCAGAAGATCAGAAGAAAAGATCATATGCGTagcattttgttttatctattgtaTATGGTTCGTATATGtgcttaaattttttagtatctatataaaaatttagatatggGTAAAACAGTCTTACGTCATATAACGAAGCAAATACTATATTACAACAATCCAGAATAGAATCTTAGCTCTTCCCACCACGAATAAATGAGGAACTATGAAGTACAAACCTTGTACTTACCATAATAAGAAAGCAGCCCAAAAATTGAACCAACCAATCACAAGTAGAAAAACAAGTAGAAAAAAGGCAGCAATTTTAGAGGTGATCCAAAcaataagagcaagtttaatagtaaagcTAGCTTACTagttataagtttatattatagtcGACACATATAGATTAGCTACAAGGttagctataatttttatctcttatctctttctcttacatttgtatttaatgtatttttcttaGAGTGGGTGAATAGCTGTCTTTTGCATGAGAGCCAACCCCACCCTTTTTACATTATCCCTTTCCTCCACGTCAGgttatagctaacttatagtctactgttatacttgctctaaccaAATTATAATCTGGGCAAGTAAGTACACATTTCTTAacgaaaaaattaaactactaCTAGTAATTAAACTAGTaatctaataattaaaattttacaaaatccGGCAGCAAAAGTACACAAATAAACAACTAGTAGTATCAATCAAGCAAGCAAAAAACCAAGTGACAAAACTGTTCGAAAAGCTACAGGCAGAGAGATACACAGGGATCGATCGATGCTAGCAAGGAGAAGAACTGAAGATGCAGCGTCTCAggcggcggggggaggagtggtgccggcggcgacgagcttGTCGATGAGGTCGGCGGCGTCCTGGATGGTGGCGATGCTCTGGGCGTTGTCCTCCTCGACGGTGAtgccgaactcctcctccagcGCCATGACGATCTCCACCGTGTCCAGCGAGTCGGCGCCCAGCTCCGTGAACTGCGACTCCGGCGCCAGCTTCGCCTCCTCCCCGAGCGCCAGCTGCTGCTTCACGATCTGCATCACCTTCCCCACCGTCTCCGCCTTCGCCTGCATCAGCTTCCTCAGTCAATCGCCAGGTTCAGGAACAGTAGACTTAGAGAAAGGAAAGgccattgcattgcattgcgtGGCGAGCTAtccgcttatgcttatatgctaaaattcatattttaaaacttaaatttaaatttgaagttaattttagttttaacaCAAGgattacaaatttaacaataaattatttttaattattaataagttattttgcttatgtttaatttCGGTGAAACAAGTAGCTAGAGTTTACTTGGTTTGGAGAAAAAACCGAAGATCTGAGTTCTCAAAAGTGCCATTCAGTTCGTATGAAAGtgaaatatagaaaaacttttaaaaaaaatgccgaTCTTGAGAAGTACCAAGAGATAACAAagtttcagtgtaaaattttggtacctcttgatatCTAGTCTAAGtaactcctctcttttttcacgCGTATgtttctcgaactgctaaacggtgtatttttgcgaaactttctatagaaaaattgttttaaaaaatcagattaatctattttatatttttttaataattaataattaattaatcatgtactaatctattactacgttttccgcgccggataGCTAACCCACCTCCCCCAACTAACGAACACGGCGTAGGAGGtgctaaattttatactaaaattttaatactccTCCGTATCCAGTACTActcaagtactgtaaaattgcttaaatttttttacaagtaataaatagaaaatatatgaaatttttatacaaaattatatggaTTAATAAACGTAtacatttctatttttatacgATGAAATTTCTCCAAATCAAATGAACCCTTACTGCTGCGAAGACGCGGAAGCGAGGGGATCTCAGGGAGACGAGGCCTcttctcgccgtcgtcgtcctcatGGAGATCAGGTTCCTACCCGAAATTCTGCTTCCCTGAAAAGTTTCAGACAGAGTGACACAAAATCAAAATGCAATGCTAGCTAACAACGAGGTTGCACTGACGGGTTAAGCAGCACTGAAGTTCAGGAGACGAGAGGTGTCCACTTGTTGATATATAAGTTAATTCCGTTAAAAATCTTCATATCGACACAAACTGTTTCGAACAAAACAAACTTGGAGTGAACTGTTGGTTGTGCTCGTCATTGGTCACATAAAAATGGGCACATGTTATAACGAAGGAACTGAAACTCACGGTTCTATTTTATAGTTCTACACTGAAAAGAACAAGAGGTAGCCTAAGAATGCTACTGCAAGATTATTTTCCATTAGCGCTACTGAAAGGTGTGTtcttaaaaaacattataCATAGAGTtctttttaaaactattttaaaatttataatagttaataattaattaatctatggtAATGTCTCATCATGTTTTCCATGGTAGAATAAACTCACCCACATTTGATCGGAACACTGTCTTATGAGTTAACAGCTAATCTttccgcttatgcttataaaaaaggaattttaaaccttaaatttggagttttggagttgattttgagattttttttcaccaaagttatTTTGCAGCTTTAGCTTTTATATAGTTagaaatacgtatataaattttttatccatttttttttgcaaatgtatcatttacttttttccataaaacacTCAAACAATAACCGCTTAGACGAAGacatttgtttcattttctatGAATAAAATCTTTTACGCCCACATTACAATAAACTTGCCCACACTCGATCCGAACACTGTCTTAAGAGTAAAACGAAAGACATCTGTTTCATTTtgtatgaataaattattttgcgcccctcccctccccccaaaaaaacatgattttagTGGACCTGATTTCTTATAAAATGGTTTTAGGCAACATGAGTAGCTAGGAATTTTCAAATAGCCATTGCTGGGGCATGGAAATGGAGTAGATCTACAAAGGTatactcttgttttttttaacatgaacAAAAGTTTATGTATGCATGGCTAAGTCCGTAGCCATCAACATTATTCGTCTGCTTAACGAGAACAATAAAGCATTAAGCCCTAACCAATATATCAATCCATGCCCTTTTCTGCCCACTTTATGCTAGGTTTAGGTTACTAACAACACCAGACATTCCCCTTAACTCCCCGGCCCTGCAACACTATCTCTACCGAAACACTATgattgaggaaaaaaatatgccaAAAAAACTCAGGGAGGTGGTCACCTAAAAAGCAtttaaagcaaaaaaaattataaataaa is part of the Oryza brachyantha chromosome 11, ObraRS2, whole genome shotgun sequence genome and encodes:
- the LOC102722620 gene encoding acyl carrier protein 1, chloroplastic-like, with the translated sequence MAMAAALSVVVSAKLGCAAATAAASSALSWKGSRISGRNLISMRTTTARRGLVSLRSPRFRVFAAAKAETVGKVMQIVKQQLALGEEAKLAPESQFTELGADSLDTVEIVMALEEEFGITVEEDNAQSIATIQDAADLIDKLVAAGTTPPPAA